Sequence from the Peromyscus maniculatus bairdii isolate BWxNUB_F1_BW_parent chromosome 11, HU_Pman_BW_mat_3.1, whole genome shotgun sequence genome:
TGTTTGCCATACCAGAAGCATGTGACCTCCCCTGCATCCTCCCACACCTGTGCTTGtgcttgtacacatacacacacacacacacacacacacacacacacgcacacgcacacacacgcacacactcacacacacacactcactcatgcacgcacacacacagagagactaaattataaagtaaaaaaggATGTGGAAAAGAGTAAGAGTCAGAGTAGGCATGGCAGAACACATTTGTGATGACTGGGCAAACTGAAACAGAAGGATTTCgaatttgagaccaacctgggctacacacaagatcctgtctcaaaaaccaaaccaaagtctTCCTAGGACTGGCCTTGACCAGATTGTAAGGAATCTGTTCCCAGGATGAGGCTCGGATTAGGATGTTGGCATATATAGGTTGTTCATGAGAAAGCaataagaaattgaaaaaggaaaacaataaataaaaaaatttacctCAGGAAACATGCTATGCTATAGAAAAGACTGACCAACTTTTCCACAgctgagacaggaactgatggagaagtcatggaggagtgctgtttattggcttgctttcCCTGGACCACCCTCCTACATCAGTTATTATTAGTCAAGAAAATACACCACAGTCTTGCCCACAGACCAttctggtgggggcatttctcaactgagcttccttcttccaaaacgactccatctttttttttttttttttggtttttcgagacagggtttctctgtgtagctttgcgcctttcctggagctcacttggtagcccagtctggcctcgaactcacagagatccgcctgcctctgcctcccaagtgctgggattaaaggcgtgcgccaccaacgcccggctcacgACTCCATCTTATATCAGTGTACCATAcagttttacgtcaacttgacacaagctaaagtcatctaagAGGACAGAACTTCAATTGAAAAACGCATCAAGCTAGATGGTAGTgatgcacatttttaatcccagcattctggaggcagaggcaggcagatctctgtgagtctgaggccaacctggtctacagagctagttctaggacagccaggactacacagagaaaccctgtcctaaaggtaaaaaaaaaagtctgtgtaaGATCAGACTGTAGGCAGAAACACTTGTAGGccattttcttaaatagtgatGGTTAAACGGTGCgtgccctgggggggggggggaggacagaccgaaggagagagtggaaagagaagaaggggggcACACggagggcccacctgctttttaggctgggatgcggTCACAGgatggtgacataattaaggaccaaatccttacatcccagacttttgcttattataaaaaaagcagatagatgggaataggggcgtTCTTCCTctcaaaactgcttccagctgacttttggatgtcggttggctcttgggggagtcttccgaggtagacaggcattatgggatgctgtctgtcatctgtttgctctggagacacgtatccctcttggctgtggctgggaactttttgtttgacaagatgctggtgacaccaaaaaaaacttagaaaagaatcattattattttatgttggtagATCCGGCCTGTccctatggattttgaaacatgttaagctttttCAGAgatagattattttaaagcacctgtttcgTTTATTATtttggcatccaggagacaggtgatcaattgttaaaagcatctcacagtaatagatgtttatattaaagtcttttttgtagCGCCCAGacgcttttgggtctgggggtgtaaatacctttagctgttacagtttcttacttgatggtTTCTGGACTCCGGTCCTGTATCATTGGCTGAACATTGGCTGAGTTAgaagaacagggaactgggaagagaaaagcttgtggtgcatgagaatttgttttttggaattagggacaaggcaaagatcagggccctgtctgtatgcacatgagaaacacaggcagtgagctcttattttaggtggaaatctattttttattaagtaactctgaaagtgcaattaaatctggtgaggtggtaaggctgtcctctgtacccgacaataaaggagaggtggcatcccaaaactcccaggactgagtcagtggctctggtgtccagaaggaaagaaacggatcgcttccctgctgagttctgggttccctgccatgccTGTAGCCaggcctaggtctgttggaggtcttagcttgaagTACTCCTGCATCTTGgcgcctgggggcagtcagctgacttgttgtctttctaggcggcacttttaacaaggctgttgatggcctggcagggcactcgctagcccgtggccttttcctcacttaaaacagggacccaacagcttttgggagtcagcgagtgccagcacttggcaattttgttttcgggcttttatctcttccctggcacaccttaaatgccacagatgactcttttgcctgtggagtcaggagccttgctctccagatgcttaagtttcagtcggggaggtctggggaaccaGAGATGGATTTTACTCTATGTCCTGAattttttcctgatgattgatggcttaaggacagcttttggaagatctgccaggaggcagactatacaccgatccttttggaagacttgtctgaggctataagctgatttttggcttaagagccatcctgactactgtaaacttacttgtatggatcttagccacTTCCAGACCCATCTGTGTCTCTCAAGGcagtgtgagaatgagtgggtagAGTTAGGGTGAGTTAAGGCGAGTTGTAGAAACCGCCCAAGCCTGCCCATTTGAGCCCACCCACTGCCAtcggaagtcagacagaaaagacTGCACATGGCAGAcgcagaagtggggagggagaagggttcagagctttagcagaaagcttggagataaagtaactcttatttgcccgttcgctggcagaagttcccgtgACTCTGTTATGTGGCCAGGTTTACGCTGTGCTCGCCCCTATCCGCCAATGTAGGTGGTAAATGTGTCCGCCCCTTTGTCCAATGgctgtagccgagagaaaaataaaaaattaaaataacaaaccgggatcagactACAATCTCGGGCGTCCCCGAGAGTGGAGAGAGATCCATGGATCAGCTCAAGTCACCGTTCCTCTTCGTCAAGGGAAGGCGAGGACTGTGGCTGTACTGCAGTTGGTCCACCATTGAACCCTAGACACCATTTACCCCCTCGTCAGGAGCGAAAATGTGCCTGCCCTTGCCAGTACAGCCCGAGGACAACTCCCCGGGTGTCTGtcacaaagaatatagctcaaaCTACAGCCACGAGAAAGGCAGACTCACTGTTGTAACGACAGTGTTAGCTGTGTGTGGGTCCAGCGGAGGCGACAAGGGACATGCATGCTGTCTCGCAGTCTCGAGGTCTcactggatgggggaggaggcggcaggtggcaggcagcaggcacagcagGTCCTCCGTGCTCGGTGGTGTATCTGAGTCTGAACGGCACCTGTGATTGACGGGGGagggcccattgtgggtgggtacacccctggactggtggtcctgagttctataagaaagcaagctgagggggctggctggagagatgctcttccagaggtcctgagttcaattcccagcaaccacatggtggctcacaaccatctgtaattagatctggtgccctcttctggcctgcagtcatacatgctgtatatataataaataaatcttaaaaaaaaaaaaagaaggctgggcggtggtggcgtacgcctttaatcccagcactcgggaggcagagacaggcggatctctgtgagttcaaggccaacctggtctccaaagcgggttccaggaaaggtacaaagccacacagagaaaccttgtctcgaaaaaccaaaaagaaaaaaaagaaagaaagaaagctgagcaagccagaaagcagcacttctccatggcctctgcatcagcttctccctccaggttccttcccagcttgagttccttccctgacttccttcattgatgaactatgatatggaagtataagccaaataaaccctttcctcccaagattgctttggttatggtgtttcatcacagcaatagcaatcCTAGCTAAGACAGTCGTGTTGAtataaactagccagcacagtaggTCAGGGGTGTCCTTGAATCTCTCtcacctctacttcccaagtgctgagattataggcatgcactagcATGCTCACTTGATGCAGTGCTGGGACCAAACGCAGtgctttgtgcatggtaggcaaacattctaccaactgaattCCATCCACAGCCCTGTCTACTTGACTTTACATTTATAGATTCTGGAAAGACATATATAAAGATGAGTTCATGGTCTTTTCTGACTGGCCCTTAGCATGTCAAAGTTTATTTGTAGCTTGTATAAGCACtctattactctttttttttttctttttgccatctgggattaaaggtgtgcccaccacAACCAGCTGTACTCCGGGTTTTGTGTATGATGGAGAAAAGCTGTTCCACTGAGTCACATCTCTACCccacattttatgtttttaagcaACTTTGGGAAATTGTTTTCATAAGCAGTATGTATTGAATAGTGAAGTATTCACTAGTACCGCATAGAGAAGGGCCAGGATATTGAGAATTCAGAGAATGGAGAAGAGATTTTACGGTTGGAACAGGGTTGCAGTAGTCAGAATGCAAAAGAGACGGCTTATAAATGGTAGTAGAACAAATGCCGGGAATTTAGTGTGCTAGTTTGCAAGGTGAGAGAGACAAGAACTGGGGTAGAAGAAAGCCTTAAGGATCACCAAGGAACTTAGGTAACAGAATTCTGAACTGTAATCTGGTTGAGGTTGTTGGGAGGTATTATTTGGATATTCAGGTGTGGATGGGCCAGTAGGGTTTAGGGGAGAGTTTAAAACTGTGACgctcagagaaaaggaaaggacattGGGAAACTGTATGTGGCAAGAGTGAAGAAATCAAGAAGCCTGGACGTGCAAGCAGGAGGAAGCTGTTTATGGTGCTGGGCTGAGTCATGTATGTTACACATGTGGCACAGTCCGGAGGGTGAAGCCTAGGCATAACCATGGGCTCTCATTCTACATAAACAAGTTCCtgagagccaggcgtggtgataCATATCTGGAActtcagcactcaagaagctgggAAAGCATGACCCTCAAGTTCAAAGCTAGACTGGACTATGtattgagttagaggccagcttgagctacagagtgggaccctgtctcagcagCCAAGAaaaggggctagggagatgacctggttgtcagagagcAAACACTgtgactgagttcagatcccagcacctaacGAATACCAGGTGGGCATGTTGGCCTGGGCCTGCCTGTCATCCTGACTCTCAGGTGGAGGCAGGcgatccctggagcaagctggctctCTAAACTAGATGAATTGGGGCTTCTGGGTTCAGGAAAGAAACCCTACCTTGATATAGAAGGTAGAGAGCAATTGAATTCAACACCTGATGTCAGCttttggcctacacacacacacacacacacacaagcgtgcatacatacatgtacaccacacacaaaaacacaaaactttaTAACATTAGTTTGGTTTTGGAACCTCCTTTAACTTGTATCTAATGAGAAAGAgctaaagagagacagacaatGTTTTAAAGGTTCTCAGTATTTGCTAGGTATtactactacattttttttttagtgtatagaaaattaaatgaaaagttaGCAGTAGCTTCCAAAGGAAAACCAGGTGGTAGTCCAAGATGTCATCATTCTGCTCTGTTTTGTCTGAATTTGAGGCTGCAAGGACTGGTCCACCTTTGCAGGTTGATGACTGCTCTTCAGTATTCATGCTGAGGTTTGATTCCTTCTAATGTGTGTATCTTTTATCAGGTTCATCATGGTGCCAAGTGGTAACATGGGAGTGTTTGATCCAACAGAAATACACAATCGGGGGCAGTTAAAGTCACACATGAAAGAAGCCATGATCAAGCTTGGTTTCTATCTGCTCTGTTTCTTCATGTATCTCTATAGGTAAGTTTAGAGTCCTCTTTACAGCATACTAGATGCCATGCCTGCTTTTGATTCATGAAGGATTATAGTACTGTAGCATTTTGTATTGGCATTGTAAAACTTCAGGGAATTATGTGAATTTATTGTATCTGTGTagatttttttatgtataaagtTTTCTATAATACCTAAGTTATTCCTCAGCTGTTGAGGCTATTAACGTGCTCTAAAGCGGctattgctgtttgttttctgtcttagACTCTACCTGAGAGTTTTCACTGTTCCATTTCAAAATCTTAATGATTAGAAACTCTTATtctgccaggcatagtggtatatgcttttaatttcagcactcagaaggtaaaggcaggcagatctcttaagttggcctacatagtgatttcaggccagccaggacaatatgataagatcctgtctggaaaaaaaaggaaaagaagaaataaaataaaaagggagttggaaagatggctcagtggttaagatcactggtcttcaagaggacccaggttcaagttctCATAGCCATCTctagcttcagttccaggggatctgatgccctcttctcgcCTCTCTGGGTACCAGACATGcgcatgatgcacagacatagatgcagacaAAAAGACTcctaagtaaaaattttaaagtatttgtaggtttttttgtttgtaacgctggctatcctggaactcactatgtagtccagtcAGGCCTAGAACTTATGACAGTTCTCTTGTTtcagtctccctagtgctggtattCTAGGTATGAACCACCACTCCTGGAAGGAttatggtttggttttggttttcagttATGATagttttgtgtgtggtgttttgcctgcatttatgcttGAGTAGcacatttgtgcctggtgcctctgGAGTCCAGAAGGcttcaggtcccctagaacttgAGTTATAGTTACAAGCTGCCatataggtgttgggaactgaaactgggttctctgcaagagcaagaagagTTCTTAAGCACTGAGTTATGTCTCCAACCCCAAGatactggtttttaaaaattattattttagccAAGAATAGtgttgcacatctgtaatcccagcacttgagagactgagacaggagaatcacaaattcaAGACTATCCAGCACTATTTAGTAAGTTCCATGGTTCTCAAAGTTaaagcaagatcctatctcaaaaacaagaaaataagagttgggcagtggtggcacatgcttttaatcccagcactcaggaggcagaggaagatggatctctgagttcgaggccagcttggtctacacagtgagtacaagacagccagggctacacagaaaccttgtattgaaaagaaaagcaaacaaaaaaaaaaaaaaaacccaaaccaaacaaataaaacaagtggGAGTAGCATTTAAGgggtagttttttggttttggggtttttttgttttgttttgtttttttgagacagggtttctctgtggagctttggtgcctgtcctggatctcgctctgtagactaggctggcctcaaactcacagagatccgcctagctctgcctctcaagtgctgggattaaaggcgtgtgcccagccatattttatttttaaagagtttattgttatttttagtgtgtgtgagtgctcaCGAATGTGGATGTGTGcaggtgagtgcaggtgcccttggagggcagaggcgttgggtcccttggaacttgAGTGACAAGTAgctgttgtgaaccacctgacctgggtcctctagaagagcagtgagtgttcttaactgctgagccatctcgatagcccctacttattttttaatgacaGTACCAAATTGGTTTTAGATTTAACTCTCTCCCTATCATCtccatttgtttattgttttagtGATAACATTAGAGGCTTTTATCTGAGTATTTCTATCAGGTTTAAGTGACTGCAGTGAATATTTCTTGATGAACGTGGGGATGCAGGTCTGAATGGACCAGATTCCAGGAGAATCCTAAGGAAACATTAGTAATTCCAGTTTCTTCTTTCCACAGTATGATTCTAGCTTTGATAAATGACTGAAGCTGGAGAAGCCGGGGTTGAAGCCAGCTACACTACACTGCACAATTGAGGAGCCAGAGACTACTTAAACCACCCTTAAAACCGTGACCATAGCAGTATATATTTTGGtctttgaacaaaaaaaaaacctatttttgCTGTATTTTTACCACATAaagtatttacaaaaaaaaaaaaaaaaatgaattgagtTTTTGTAGATTTCTGATTCTCACCCTCAACACGTGAAAGTGTTTTGTGTTCTCTGTGGCTGTTTGGTAGAGGTAGGAATGTGTGCCCGCTTTGCAGGCCAAGGAAATAAGGACACACCCAAAAGAGCCCTTACTAGATGAGCTGGGCCGTCTTGAAGTCTGAAAAGCCGGAGCAGAGAGCAATACAGCTAATCTGGACAAAAGAAGAAGTTAGTTACCCCTCTTGTCTATATTGTGGCAACTTCATGTTAATGTGGCTTAAGAATTTTGGGGACTTTTCAGCTAAGTCTTTCaacagaaaatgacattttaaaatataattatttctttgCAGTATTTGAAGGCATGTGCCCAGGTACAATGTAATTCCTGcttacagaaaggaaaaataaactttaaaatcaaGATTTTTATCAAGAGCTTTCATTTTAAAGCTTGTATCTCTATAATTCCATACCCCCTCACCTTCCCACCcccgcgcacacacacaatcaccttGGCTCTTGCCAGGCTTTATTTTTGCAGCATGATTGtcccatttgtatttcatctcttTAGTAATATGTTTTAATGGATTTGGAGAGGTGACTTGCTAGCCTCTCAGAATGAGGAACTCAGTCAGTCACTGCTAGTGAGACAGCCGTGAGTCCTCACTTGGTGCAGAAGTCATTGCACCTCCTTTCCCTTTGTGCTGATCACTCTGGATTGGGAAACCCAGTACAAGccattgcatgcacatggcagtAACTAAGCACTCTAACTTGGCTCTGTGAGAGCAGTTCGCCTCCTAGTCTCTGTTTATCGTATCTtgcagtgtagcatgaatctggCAATTCTTCCTCGGTCCTATTTGAACTTTAATGTTGGTGTCCTAAGCACTGATATTTAAGAAAACACGACTGTTCGCTTTGGCATGATGGACCTTGGTGGCAAAACAGTGTGTGGTTTCCCAGAAgattaaatgtttaaatgttgCATATGTTATTGAGAGAGCCAGGAAGCTAGATTCAGGATTCGGGATGACTTGCAAAGGAAACTTGGTTCACTGGACTCTGAAATCACAGAACTTCCCAACAGTAATCTTGTGTTTCTGCCTGGGAAAGGGCTAAGAAGCTGTAACACAGGAGTTACTTTGTTTCCATCTTTTTCATACCTTTTCTCTCTGGGACACCTGCTTAACACCCGACcctaccttcctcttcctctcggTGGTGTCGCTCAAGCTTTTCAGACAGACCTGTTGAAGGAGTCATAGAACTGAGACAAGCTATCATACTTAACGTGGCTCCGAGGGAGTGGAGGATTCGGGGCTCAAATGTTTCATCTTCTCCAAGTATTCTTAACCCAAACTGAAAGCAAGGGGGCCAAGCACCTCTGGGCTATCACTGTCTGTCAGGTGTAAGCTGCTAAGGCCTGGCGAATGAGAAAGTTGCCTGGTCTTTAACAAGCGAACCTCATTCTGAAACACTAACTAGTTACCAACaacccctttctttctcctgctgcttgtgTATATCAGAGCCAGGACAGGGATTGGGAAAGTCGTTCCTGTGGACTTTTTGGAGGGAGGGGGATGCTTCTAGAAGTGCTGAAAAGGCGGGAGCAAGCACTGGCCCTCAGTGGCCATGGTTGGGCTGACAGTGCTGCTGTACAGTGCTCAGAGCATTGCGGGGACCTCCGAGGCTATCTGTTCCAGCACTTTCATCTCCAAGATTCAGACAGGCCTAGGGATTATCAGAGGTCTCCAGAGTGTGAACACCTGAAGTCTAGTTCAGTTCAGTGTGCTCCTGTGCCCTCTGTAAAGGCTCTAATGTTGAGGGCCTGGCCAGTACAGACTGCCATTGGGTGCTCCTATGCTGGGT
This genomic interval carries:
- the Cnih4 gene encoding protein cornichon homolog 4 isoform X3, which translates into the protein MLVSLHWFIFLLNLPVATWNIYRFIMVPSGNMGVFDPTEIHNRGQLKSHMKEAMIKLGFYLLCFFMYLYSMILALIND